The Patescibacteria group bacterium DNA segment CGTCTCACCTGCCCACAGCCCATTACTTATTACCTCCCTTTCTTCAAGGGTTAAACGATGATATTTGTTTTTCATAGCAAAACCTTAAATGATTTTAAAGTTTTGCGCTAGTCCTTTGAACCCAGTATTCTTAATTTTGTACCAGGGTTGAATTTGTGGTATAATATAATCAGATTTTAGATTATAGATGATAGATTATAGTTAGAAATCTAAAATCTATAATCTATAACACTGTAATCTTCAAACACATGGCAAAACCATTAAGTTTTTTAGGCGTTGATTTATCGCCAGATGCAATTAAAGTGGTTGAGCTCCAGCCAGAAAAAGGCAAGCCTCAACTTGTGACCTATGGTTATACAGAATCAAAGGGCGATGTTTTAATGGGTGATTTTATTTCCAATAAAAATATTACTTCAACCATGATAAAAGAAGTGGCTAATCGCGCTAAAGTCACAACTAATTTAGCTCTGGCAGCTTTGCCTATTGCTTCGGTTTTTACTACAGTGGCCAAATTATCAAATTTGCTAAAAAGAGATCTGGACAATAAAGCCAAAATAAAATCATTATTAGCAGAGGAGCTTAAAAAGATTTTACCGCGGCCTTTGGAAGAAATGGCTTTTGATTTTAATCTGCTTCCCAGCGAAGAGATAAAAAAAATGGGGCCAAATGACAAAGTTGAAATTGTGCGTTATTTGATTACAGCGGCTGCCAATGAAACAGTGAAGGAATATGTGGAAATTTTTAAGCAGTCTGGTTTTGAACTGACCAATTTAGATATTGAAGCTTTTGCCTTAGTCAGATCTTTAGTCGGCACTGATCAGTCATTGATTATGATTGTTGATATCGGGGAAAATCGCACAACATTATCAATTGTGAATCTTGGCATTCCGATTCTCAACCGCAGTATCCAAGCCGGTGGCGCATCTGTGACTAAAGCGATTGCTGACAGTTTAAAAATAACAATTTCTGAAGCTGAAAATTATAAATTGGATCTGGGCATAATGATGGCCCAGGAAAAAATGGATAATTTCCCAAAGCCAGTAGAAGACGCAATTGCCCCTATTGTTACAGAGATACAATATCTGATCAAAAATTATTATGATTTAATGGGCCAGGCCAAAATTTTGGACAAAATTATTTTAACCGGCGGCAGCGCTCTTTTAGGCAATTATTTAGATCAATATCTGACTAAAATTTTAAATATCCGAGTTTATGTCGGCGATCCCTGGGCCCGCGTAGTTTACCCTGAGGAATTAAAGCCGATATTAGCAGAGATTGGCCCGCGTTTTTCAGTGGCCTTAGGCTTGGCCATGAGAGAAATTATTTTATAATTTATGCCTATTAATCTTTTAGGCGAACCCAAGCGGCCGATAAAAAAAATTCCAGAATCAACTGAAATTGCCATGCATTTGCCTGAAAAGGAACAAAAAAGAATAGAACGAGCTCAGAAAAAAGCAGCCAAAAAAGCAAAGAAGGAAAAGGTGGTTGAAGCTCAAAAAACTGAATTTGAAGAAGTAAATTTAATCAGGGCCTTTAAAATTTATTTATTAAAAAGGCGCTTAACTTTTATAGCGATTTTTGCTATACTATTATTAGCTATAGCCGGTATTGCTGTTTATTTTCTTTATTTTTACAAACCGCAGCCCAAAATTGTTTTGAACCTTAATAAACCAGTAAATACCAATGCACTGCCAGTAAATGTACCCCTGGCTCCGCCGACGCCATCAACCTTTTGCGGGGACGGAATTTGTAATAATAATGAAACCTGCACAATTTGCGATGTTGATTGCGGTTCTTGTCCTGCAGTTGTGCCAGTAACTCCGCCCCTGGTTATTCCACCAGCGCCTCCACAGCCGTTGCCTAATACTGAATTGGCGCCTTTGCGCGGCGCCTTGATAAAATTTGCCAATGAGACAGCGATATATTTGGTAGACTGGAATGGAGAATTACGTCCGGTAGATATGCAGACAGTTTCCTTTGCCAACGGCCAAAAAGCCAAGCAAATAAGTTTAACCGAGATTTATACCATAGCGTCAAGATTTCAAGATACGAGAAGGGGACTTGAGGTGGTTGGCTTTATTCCCTGGGATCCGCGCGTTTTGACCCAGGAAGAATTAGAGCCGTTTGTTAAATAATTTATAACATAAGTAATATAAACCACAGATTTATACTCACAGATAACACAGATTTCATCAGTGCAATCTGTGAAAAATAATCAGTGGTTAAGCTAATAAATAAACATTATGCCCAAAGACACAAAAGCCAAGATTATTTTAATTGAAGATGATAATTTTTTAGTAGAAATGTACACGACTAAATTTGAGCTGGAAGGGTTTGCTGTTGTTTCCGCTGAAGATGGCCAAAAGGGTTTGGAAATGGTTAAGCGGGAAAAACCAGATATAATTCTGCTTGATATTTTAATGCCTAAAATGGATGGATTTGCGGTATTAGACGCTTTGAAAAAAGATAAAGAGACTGCTGATATTCCGGTTATATTGCTGACAAATTTAGGCCAAAAAGATGATGTTAAAAAAGGTTTTGAAAAAGGCGCTGTCGGTTATCTGATTAAGGCTCATTTTATGCCTTCAGAAGTCGTGGAAAAAATAAAGAAAATTTTAAAGGAAAATAAAAAATAAATTGGCTTAAAATAATGTCCAGCAGAGGTTTTACCAAAATTGAAATTTTAATAGTGGCAATTTTGATTGTTCTTGTCTTGGCTGCGGATTTTTTTGTAATCTCGTATTTGAATTCCAAACAGCAAGATGTCCAGGTCATGTCTGAAATCAGCCGGCTCAGAAGCGGTTTAGAGGCTTATCTTTTAAAAAATAATTATTATCCAGTCTCGCTTGAGCCGCTTGTTTTAAATAGTGAATTAAATAGCAGCGAAAAATTATGCGTTGAAGGCTTTGAAAAATTTAGCTTTCAGTGCGCCCAGGAAATTTTAAATCCAGTTCCAAATTTATATTTAACCAAAGGCAACTCTTATATTTACAAATCAACAGATAATAATAAAAATTATCAATTAGAATTTACACTCTTAAGCGACTTTCCGGCGCAGAACCTTAAAAAAGGTAAAAATTGCGCCACCAATTCTCAAATAATTAGTCAGCCTTGTTTCTAAATTTATGTTTAAAAAAAATAATGAATGGGGAGTGAGCTTAATTGAACTGCTGATCATAATCGCGATTATTGTGCTTTTAGCCGGAATCAGCATGATTGCTTTAAATAGCCAGCAAATTAAAGCCCGTGATGCCAATCGCATCAGTGATATCCGCCAAATCAGAACAGCTTTGGAATTTTATTCTAGCGATGAAGCGCAATATCCTGTCGTTGAACAGCCGATTATTTTAGGCCAGACCGGGTCAGAAAAATTGTGCGCCAAAGCCGAAGGCGCTTTTGTGAGCGCAGGCACAGAGTGTAAGACAGAGACAACTTATATGTCAAAAATTCCTAAAGATCCTTTAGCAAACCAGAAATATAATTATCTCGGCTCAGCCACTGGTTATGACATAACCTTTATCACTGAAAAAGAAAGCAGCCTGGGTCCAGCCGGCACTTATCATGCGCATTCCCAGGTTATTGATGCAGTCCCTGGCAATAAATAATTCTCAATAAAAAAAGGCAGGTTTTATAAAATTCCGGCCTTTTTTATTTGCTCAAAAACTGGTATAATTTTAGTATGATATTTGAAGCTATCCTGATATTTCTATTAGGCCTGATTTTTGGCAGTTTTTTGAATTCTTTGATTTATCGTTTGTACACGAAGCTCTCTTTATGGCAGCGTTCAATCTGCCCAAAATGCAGGAATATTTTAAGATTAATTGATTTAATCCCTTTTTTGAGTTTTATTTTTTTAGGCGGTAAATGCAAAAAATGCAGAAAAAAAATCAGCTGGCAATATCCTTTAGTGGAATTAATTACCGGAATTTTATTTGTCCTGGTTTTTTTGAAAAACGGGGTCGTAGATTTAATGCTGTTTAGAGATTTATTTTTTGTTTTTGTTTTGATTTTCATTTTAGTTTTTGACTGGAAGTATTATTTGATTTTGGATAAAATTGTCTGGCCAGCTTTGGCAATGAGTTTAATTTTAAATTTGTTTTTAGGCTTAAATTGGCTGGATTTAATTTTGGGCATGGCAATTGGCAGCGGATTTTTTTTAATTCAGTATTTGTTTTCCCGTGGTCAATGGGTAGGCGAAGGAGATATAAAACTCGGTTTATTGATTGGCGCCATGCTTGGCTGGCAATCAACTTTACTTGTGTTTATCCTGGCCTATTTAATCGGCGGATTAGTCGCAGTAATTTTATTATTAGCCAGCAAGAAAAAATTTGGCGATATTTTGCCCATGGGAACTTTTTTAGCAGCTGCCGCAATAATTGTTTTGCTTGCGGGTGAGAAAATTTTGAGTTGGTACTTCTGAATTATGAAAGCCAAATGCCGAAAGCTGAAATAAATCCATAATTAGTAATTCGGCATTCGGCCTGCGCCG contains these protein-coding regions:
- the pilM gene encoding type IV pilus assembly protein PilM, whose product is MAKPLSFLGVDLSPDAIKVVELQPEKGKPQLVTYGYTESKGDVLMGDFISNKNITSTMIKEVANRAKVTTNLALAALPIASVFTTVAKLSNLLKRDLDNKAKIKSLLAEELKKILPRPLEEMAFDFNLLPSEEIKKMGPNDKVEIVRYLITAAANETVKEYVEIFKQSGFELTNLDIEAFALVRSLVGTDQSLIMIVDIGENRTTLSIVNLGIPILNRSIQAGGASVTKAIADSLKITISEAENYKLDLGIMMAQEKMDNFPKPVEDAIAPIVTEIQYLIKNYYDLMGQAKILDKIILTGGSALLGNYLDQYLTKILNIRVYVGDPWARVVYPEELKPILAEIGPRFSVALGLAMREIIL
- a CDS encoding response regulator; this encodes MPKDTKAKIILIEDDNFLVEMYTTKFELEGFAVVSAEDGQKGLEMVKREKPDIILLDILMPKMDGFAVLDALKKDKETADIPVILLTNLGQKDDVKKGFEKGAVGYLIKAHFMPSEVVEKIKKILKENKK
- a CDS encoding type II secretion system protein; its protein translation is MSSRGFTKIEILIVAILIVLVLAADFFVISYLNSKQQDVQVMSEISRLRSGLEAYLLKNNYYPVSLEPLVLNSELNSSEKLCVEGFEKFSFQCAQEILNPVPNLYLTKGNSYIYKSTDNNKNYQLEFTLLSDFPAQNLKKGKNCATNSQIISQPCF
- a CDS encoding type II secretion system protein GspG yields the protein MFKKNNEWGVSLIELLIIIAIIVLLAGISMIALNSQQIKARDANRISDIRQIRTALEFYSSDEAQYPVVEQPIILGQTGSEKLCAKAEGAFVSAGTECKTETTYMSKIPKDPLANQKYNYLGSATGYDITFITEKESSLGPAGTYHAHSQVIDAVPGNK
- a CDS encoding prepilin peptidase, giving the protein MIFEAILIFLLGLIFGSFLNSLIYRLYTKLSLWQRSICPKCRNILRLIDLIPFLSFIFLGGKCKKCRKKISWQYPLVELITGILFVLVFLKNGVVDLMLFRDLFFVFVLIFILVFDWKYYLILDKIVWPALAMSLILNLFLGLNWLDLILGMAIGSGFFLIQYLFSRGQWVGEGDIKLGLLIGAMLGWQSTLLVFILAYLIGGLVAVILLLASKKKFGDILPMGTFLAAAAIIVLLAGEKILSWYF